The Syngnathoides biaculeatus isolate LvHL_M chromosome 16, ASM1980259v1, whole genome shotgun sequence DNA segment TTtgattgagaagaaaaacagaccTCTGACAAAGATCCTGAGCACTCTTCATGGTAGCTCCGGCATTGCAAATGTCATCATGCTGGAAAGTCATCATGGCCTGCATTTCCAGGACTGTGGCGTACATAAGAGCATGGTACATACTTTCACCCACTCtacagaagaaaaacagaatgacAGCCATATCATACAGCTGGTAGACAGACAGTAGTATATAAGACAAATTATGTCTTAATtattttgtgctttttatttgTCCGACCACATTGCGGCCAGAGGCTCAAAAACACAAAGGGGTTGATCAAAAAAGTTTCACATAACAAGGATTTGAAATCAAAGAGTACAAACTTTGAGTTTCCCTCTTCAATGTGGGCTGGACGATTACCCACCAAGTCCTGCTTTGTTTGCTTTCTTCGGTGTACAAGAAGAGACGAGTTGTGGCAGGAAAACAGATTGCTGCTTCCTTATAAAAACACTCGTTCAATGCCCTGAACATCCAACAGTTGCTGGTAGAAAACATAATTGCCATGCTGGAGCAACCACCCAAGTCACCTAATCTTGAACcctgtgatttatttttcctctttcccaTCTCAAGGAGTGATCAAGAGGGCTGCTTTTGAAGGAATTGATTGACATCAAGATGCCCGTGACAAAAGAGCTACGGAGGATAACGGAAGAATTCTTTCAACGGGTGCATGGCAGAGGAAGGCTGGGAAAGGGTTTTAGACTGCAGAAGGATTATTTAAGAACAATTTGGAGTTTGGATTTAAATATAGCTTTTGTGATACGAGTCCTGGAatatttctgacacacctcgtgcatatacagtaaatcTGCAGTATTTTTGTTTGCAGTTCAGAAGATCTCTGGTTTGAAAACATGACAATTCAAGACCGCAGTGTGTGGCACTGCTCTTCCTCCTTGCATCCTACCTTGAAGCTCCACTTCCTGCGCCCTTATACCGTAACATCCACTGGGCATTCTCtttacatgtccaaaccatctcaaTCCTGCCTCTCTAAACCCTAAAGTAGATGCTTTTCCTGATGAACTCATTCTTGACCCTGTCCATTCTTATCACTCCCTAAGAGAATCTCAGCTCTGCCAGCTCGTGCTCTCTCTCGTCTCTTGGTCATAGCTTGTGTACCAAAACCAGACTCCATCGCCAGTCTCAGTACCTTAGCTTGTGCTCTTCTACCACAGATCACCGTTGACACTGTCCTTCCCGTCCCGGCATTCACCTTCCTTTCATTTCTAAACTGCCCATTACTCTGAATTGTAGCCTCACAATTTCACTGGCCTCCCTTCCATCCACACACGTACTGCAACTGACTTTCCTAATTTTTCTCAAAGCTTCATGGTCCACAGAGACAACTGTCTGACTTGACGTGTCAAGCTGTCCATCCCCATGCaggcccacctccaccttgacaTCTTCAATCATTCCAACACTACACCTTATTACTGTCCTGATACATGTCTCAGACTGGTCTAATATGCTTACCTGCCATGCCAAATTTTCACATATGCTACAACTGTTATTTCCTTGGCATGCCACTGTGAAATTTTTATaaatacaaagatacaatggagCTTCATCTGACCTACCcctttactgtaattatgacttaaGTACTTCGAGCATAGGTTAGTGATGGaatacaaagcaaagcaaagcaaatttatttgtatagcgcatttcatacacaaggtaattcaatgtgctttacatgattaaaggcatttgaaaacaaatagataaaacatttgaaatgggacaaaaacaatcaaaatgacaaaatattttgaaaaaagacaaaacccacatacagtgcaagtaacatgatcaaaaagtggatatattctaaaaagcatgagaaaaaaagaagagttttcattctggatttaaaaacattcacacttggggctgacctcacctctattggcaacttattccatttgtgtgcagcataatagctaaatgctgcttcaccatgtttgctttggactctgcgctccacaatttgacctgagtcagtcgatctccgagctctactgggtttgtattccgtaagaatttttttcatgtattcagaacctaaatcatttagtgatttatagaccagtagcagaactttaaaatccattctaaagctgactggaagccaaagcaaggactttaggattggagttatatgctctaaCCGCTTTGTTtcggtcagaacgcgagctgcagcattctggatgagctgcagctgtttaatacttttttttttgggattccagtcagaagaccattacagtagtcaagtctacttgagataaaagcatggatgagcttttatATATATCGTGTATTTCAACTGAAATTTAAATTCAGGCTATGTAAGCCGCCATAGGAACTTTGTTGCAATTCAAGGACCCATGTGTTTTCTGTATTTATCTTAAAATTAggcaatgtttatttaaaaaaattcacagtgACTATGTGTGGAGGAAGGTGAAGGTGAGATCAGAGGTCATCTTTCTCCCAAGTGTTATTGCTAAAAGTCATCGATCCATAATGCTTCACACTTATCCTCTGGAACCTACTCCACACATTTTTGTGAGAGGTGGGATGCACTCTGACTTTTTCAATGAGGAGTAGTTTTCTTTGAAGGTGTTGCACTACTGCTACTATCTCCCATCCTAATGTTTATTTAGCAAGGCTGCCCTTCTTTGGCTGTTGAAACAGTCAGACCTCAGGCGTCAGCTTCAGCAAACACTTAATATCCTGGAGAATGAAAGCTTGCCCGAGTTACACCTGTATGTCAGCTAACAAGAGGCACATTGCGCCACACTGCAGGTCACTGTATACGACTTCACCTGGGGCCAAAACTCAGGCCCTCCTTTCAACACATAATTGTATAACCACCCCAAAGTTAGACACTAAAAAAGATCTGAATCAGTTTTTTGTATTACTTTGATCGCAGCCTCTCCAGACTCTCATTGAAGTGATTGTTTAGGAAGAGATCCAGGGCCTCCATACACTCATGCAGGCTCTCTTCTAGGGTCATCTGGGATGAGCTgctaaaatatacaaaaaggGGGACATGACAATGGATACTATGGACTTAACTTGGGATTTTGCAAATAACATTGTGTACTCAAGATAAAGAGATTGTGCACTCAAGATAAAGCTATTTTTGTGGTATTTGCTAGCTGGCTACAACGCGATGTACACCTGCACAAGATATCCGAAACAAGAGTTGAAGTTATGCTCAGCTTTGATTGGTACTGTCAGTAAGGTGGAGAGAACACATAtacggcattaaaaaaaataaaaaaatcctgcaTCTTATCTCCAAGAAATgtccaaatatatgaaaaactGACATAATGGCTGTTTGTTGCTTATGTGTATCATCATTATTAGAAAAGATAATGTTAGCATTTGTGAGTTTAATGATTTAATGAGATCCGTGCTTTTTATGTCAGCTCCCAGGGCCAATCCTGGAGATCGGAGGCCCCATGGGAAAATAAACGCCACTTTGGGCTACCTATATAAACTCCATGACCTGAGgacccgggatttgaaccagtgGCATCGCAGCTGTAGGCATAGTGTTTTCCAAGCCCTTGTCAACACTTCCATCCTTACTGAACAGCTGACACATGCATTGAgttttttgtgtagttttgtttttttatttcataacttGAATCTCATTGCCACAAGATCAAATGTGCAAGACTTCAATCCTTTGGCTGAATTGTCATTCGAACTCCACTGAGCATAATTGGACGCATTGATACACATTGAATGTCAAAAAGGGCAGAACCCACTGGGTCACGTGTCGTCATGTACTACGTTTCATGACCAACATACGGTAACACGTCAAACTCCTCGAGGCATAGGCGCACTTTCAAAACGTTTACTTGGAAGAGACACCcatattagaaaaataaaaggcaTCGCGTTGCTAAACAAGCTGGAAACCGCCTTTTGTGTTTCCCAACTTTTCTTTTACTTGCTGCGCTGGTAGCGCAAGTCTAAACGCCACGACTCCTCAGCAAAagagttttgtgtgtgcgtgtgttgcaCTCACTTGTGAGCAGCACCGGCGTCTTTTCCATTGGACATGTTCTCTCCGGGCTGCGACACCTGCTAGGGCCAGGGTCGGTTGTCACAAACACGCCGGAGCCCACCGAGGCGCATCGACCACTTCTCCGCACCTTAAAACCAAACTCCACGGTGAGTCCAAACGCGGGCCGAGCCTTGACATTTATTTccgcacagtttttttttttttgtgtgtcaattTCCAGATGAGGTCGCGTCGGGTGTCAAGGAATTCACCCCTGTGTGTGTGAGGAAGTTAAGAAGTGGCGAACTTAAAACTCCTCCTCTGCTTCCATCGACACGCACACTTTGAGGAAGGCAAATGAAGTGGGAGGAGAACCTCGGCTGTGGACAACGTCACCGGCCCTGCGTGCTCCGGTCCAACCGGCTGCTGTGCTCGGTGCTTGCCGGGTCACAACGTTACGGTGGCTGGGACGGGCGACAAGAAAATCGTCATCGGTCGAAGTGATCGCAAAGTGTCATTCATGCAAATGCGAAAAAATGCCAAGGAACAAAATGTGTGACTTGCTACTTTATATCGactcggatttttttttagtaagtaAATAGTAAATAAAATTGAGGTGACTGTTAGTTGTTGACTTGCATTCAGGCCATTAGATTTGTATTGTGTGACTTCTACTATCACGCAACACTCAAATGGCTCACTAGATGACTCCAAAGACCAGTGTAAGAATTTTCTCAAATTAACCTGAGAACTTTTTGTTGAGTATTCTATCTCAGTAAGAAACGTATAGCATGCTGCATGGTGAATGACTGGTTAacacttctgcctcacagttctgaggcccttgggttcaaatcccagccctgcctgtgtgaagtttgcatgttctccccgtgcctaggTGAGTGTTCTGTGCATGGGCACGttgatttcctcccaaatcttaaaaagttaaaaaaaaaaaaaaaaaaaaaacgcgcggTAGGTTGAATGAAAACTAaattgtgagtggttgtttgtttatgtgtgtgccctgcgattgaacGGTCTTAGAGTTGCAACCCCCACCTCCCTACAAAACCACCACTGTTCCGcatgtttttactttgtttaGGTTGTCACTCTCGCCAGACAAAAGTTGATTTCCTGTAAGTTTTATACAAACATCACCTCAAAGAAACCAGCTTAAACATGGACCAATGTACATGTGTTTATTGTTATTTCAAATTTGATCATGTTGAATACAACAGaataatttctttatttatatttctataTATCTTCACAGGAATAACTCAAATTTCTATCATAAATTGTAACCTCCATTTCATAATTACATTTCCACCATTGAATTCCTCAGTCATGTGTGTCAAATGCTTTGAAGTCCTATGTCACATGAAATAATCACTGAGCAGAATCTGCAGTGACATTGATAAATTACTTTCTCTttaccatgttaaaaaaaatggtttgttttGCAATCCTGTAGATCTGCTTGAGCAGACGTGACATTTCAAGAGAAATATCAGCAGTCAATAACAGGGAATATGGAAAGTAAAAGTAGTCCAGTGATTAAAATGATCCTTCTGGAGTTGTCGACTTTTGCTGCCAGGTTCATTTTGAATCTATCTTGCAGTAAAGGATCATGGAAACCGTCATGGCACATAACTGCAGAGAATAAACGTACACTCACTAAGAGGAGCAAATAGAATGGTAAGAACAGTACTATGCAGTATTGAGTGAAGCCTCATTTAAAGGCCTGTTGCACAAAAGTCAACTGTAGAGTACTTGCGTATTTTTAAACTATAATACAATATTATAATAACAagacaaatacagtatgttataCTTGATGGTAACAGTAGAGTTTCTGTACTGTACTGCAATTGACTTTTCTCATCGCATGTTGATATAGACAGCTCGAGATCTATGAATTTGACTATCATGGGAATAAAATAAACGATGTTGTTTCCCTGTCGAGGCGCCCCACTCCCCAAGATTTTAATACATGACATTGCATTGCGTAATGCATTGGCCGCAGAGCAGCAGTGTGTGGCGGGTATGCCCCCCCGgcatgcccccccaccccccgcattATCACAGGCCACTCCAGATTTTAATGCACTACTCCACTCAGGGGCCTTTAATACACCAGGTAGGGTCAATGACTGCCAGTTGGGTAGTAACAGGGTGCAAGGTGGGTTTTCATTAGACTCATGCCGGTGCTCCTGAGACCGGGCCCTAGGGCTGGAGGGCTGCTTGGTGTGGGGGCTCCCCTCTCATGGTCACCCCCTTTATCATTCCCTTGCCGGGTGCTCCTTTCTGCCTTCGTTTTCTGCCAAATGAAACACAATCTCGCCCTCGGGCTGGACAGGTACTGACTGCATAATGGGGCTAGCAGGTTGGTGGGGGTGTCTCGCTCTCTCGAGGAAGTGGATGTGGTAGGGCGCATGGATGGTGTGGGattcaactttttaatttttttttattactgcttACAGCTAAGATTTCAGAATATCATTCTCTCAGACCAATTTAATATTGcataataattcaaataaattttaGGATAGAAATTAGATGGGTAatggaaagtttgaaaagtattttctggaataatactgtacataaggCTCACTTTTTGCTTTGAAGCAAtaaatatttccatttattgAGATCCACTGATAAATTGACCCATTTAATCCAGTGTAATATTAAAATCTACTTTAACATTAGTTTACTATACaagtaaaatgtgaaattagaGTTCAGATGCCCTTAAATGTACAGCTGTGAGTAAACTTTAAGAGAGTTAAATACCTCAAGTGCTGCGATTCCCAGTGCCACAGCAATAATGGCCACCATGTTGTCATCGATCAGTTGCGTGATCTTCACGAAGcaacctgggattggctgcgaAGAGTACAGAGTACTacatatgtaaaaaaagaagGACTGGATCATGCTGCacttgctatttttgttttcacaatatTATACCATACCGTGAAATTGTCAATCACTGTTTGATTACAGGGCTTATTGGTACCATCTGGACAGCACAGAGGTGGATACTGATTGTTGTTGGCCACATAATAAGGAGAGTCCACGAAGTTCGTGGAGTTGTAGATTCCACAACATTTTAGCTGAGGAAAAGAGAGTATGTATGCTACGCAAAATTTCAGACAAACAACCTGTGACAAACTGGTTTAGCGGCAATACACACTGTGCTCATTGTAGTATCCCACAGTCCAGTGATGTCCGAATTCTTCCCGTAGTCCTTCTTGATGCTCCCAACTGCTGCTGTGCCAAACTTTCTAAACAAGTCTTCAGCCTTTAGGACAAGCATTTAGTCACATGCATGCCAAGATACCAAAGGGCAGCTTGGACAATCTTCAGTGTGAAAATGTGCCATTTGCAATTTACCAAAGGTCTAAAAACCAGGATCACCACAGCTCCTGCGACCTCTGCTAGGAAGACCAGCAGGATTATGATGAAGAACTaggaaaaaatatcaaattgttaTTGGCCTTATTGGAACTGTAAAGTTAGGGGCTAAAGCAACAATATGTTGTAATTTTACCTCAAAATAAAACTACTAAAATCATTTTAACCGTGCATGTTTTAAGGGAATTGGAAGTGTCCCTGTTATGTCAAAAATGACTTTAAGTTTTAGTACACGTGTTTACAattctttctttaaaaaaatgtctccagTATGTGGACGTCAAGACATAGTGTAACTAATTTTGTGAGTGTTTTGGGGTACATTCTTTGGCTTGGATTTTTTAACACAGGTATctaactcaaggcccgaggccCAGATGTAGCCCGCCACATAGTTTAaggtggcccacgaaggcaaatcacttGTTTCAACTTCCAtgtttcttgtgaaaatctggactaaaatttaaaattgtcatatatcataaacgATAGCGTTGAGATATagtgagcatttttgtgttactaagcatgaaaaatggttgaaaaacccattactctgggtttctgatttcaaaactagttcagaaattttggacataaatatgatgaggcgattcaatatttttatggtttcaaagtCATAACAGCcccctgagggaaactgtaaatacaatgtggcccatgacaaaaaaaaaaaaaaaagtttgacaacgTTGCTTTAACACATGGCTTTGTGACCTAAAACTAACAACCACTGCCTCAACTCCTGCTACGTCAACATCTCATATCCATGAGAAATGATTTAAAAGTATGCTTTCAGATATAACTCAACTCTACTGGTTTATGAGTAGAACAGTTAGTGACAATATCTCCAAAAAGGAAAGTAAGAAGAAAAACTCGACTCAGGGAGTAAAAGATTGATACAGATCAGTGGGGTagttgttaaattaaaaaaatgctgtaaacACTTTAATGATGGGAAAATTGAGCACTTTTGTTGATATAcgtattttaacattttgcttTACTTGAACTATGGCCTTTCTGCTTAGCACCCTATAAAATTTACTGAAAGCTACAAttgcatactgtacatttctttTGTATAAAAAGGTCAATGTCCATCCATGCGTACATCCATTTGTTATCTTGTGAAACAGCAATGCATATTTACATTCACAGTTACATTACCTGTAAATGAGCACATATATAAATGTAAAGAGAAAGCCAGAATATAGACTATGCCACTGAAGTTGTTTTAGGgccagtccatccatccagccagccacccattttcttagccacttatcctcacaagggtcaaaggagtgcttgagcctatgccaggtatcatcaggcaggaggcggggcacaccctgaactggttgccagccaatcacagggcacatggagacagaaaacagccactcagtcacaatcacacctcggggcaatgtaaagtctccaatcaatgcatgttttttgggatgtgggaggaaactggagtggctggcgtaaacccacgcaggcacggagagaacatgcaaactccacacaggcaggaccaaGATTtggaccctggtcctcagaactgtgagatgtTGTAATTTCAATTTAGCATCACTTTTAGCAAAAACAGACCCCTTGTAGGAGCGTCACCTGAAAACCAGTCTGAGCACCTACCAGCAGCAGCATGCATTTGCTCTCTCTGATGGCCCCACAGCACCCTAGAAACCCAATGATGACGAGCAGCGCTCCGACAGCAATCAGCAGGTAACCCACATTGAGGACCTGACTGAGCTCGGCGGGGGCGTCTTCGATCATCCCGAGGAAGCTCAGGATGGAGCCGCTGTCCACCTTCACCCAGATGCCAACTCCCAGAATGGCAGCACCTGCCAACTGTGGGGCAGTTCAGTGGAGGTGTTTCAATACAGTATAGTAAGTGagtttctttgggcttgtcccgttaggggtcgccacagcgtgacatctcagatgaatgctcatatttgtttgacaaagttttgtatgccggatgcccttcctgaggcaacccctcttggggagtagaggccccagtgagatacaaaatcacgacccctggtttaccaaaccaatgccctaaccactgagctatggggcctcccagtgtgtgtgtgtgtgcgtatatatatatatatatatatatatatatatatatatatatatatatatatatacatttttttaacca contains these protein-coding regions:
- the tspan34b gene encoding tetraspanin 35; its protein translation is MGCFGFLKFMMFVFNGIIFLAGAAILGVGIWVKVDSGSILSFLGMIEDAPAELSQVLNVGYLLIAVGALLVIIGFLGCCGAIRESKCMLLLFFIIILLVFLAEVAGAVVILVFRPLAEDLFRKFGTAAVGSIKKDYGKNSDITGLWDTTMSTLKCCGIYNSTNFVDSPYYVANNNQYPPLCCPDGTNKPCNQTVIDNFTPIPGCFVKITQLIDDNMVAIIAVALGIAALELCAMTVSMILYCKIDSK